A region from the Candidatus Cetobacterium colombiensis genome encodes:
- a CDS encoding cysteine hydrolase family protein codes for MKKALLIIDLQNDYFPQGKFPLWNTEITLNNILETIKICKDKDYPIVHIQHIADPNLGLAPFFIKDSEGVQIVPEILEAAPNAPIVIKTYADGFVKTNLNEVLEKLDVDELLVCGMMTQNCVTHTSISNKKTKNYKTSILMDACTSVSEPIHLIGLAATLTWDVSLISYKDI; via the coding sequence ATGAAAAAAGCTTTATTAATTATTGATTTACAAAATGATTATTTTCCACAAGGTAAATTTCCCCTTTGGAATACAGAAATTACTTTAAACAATATTCTAGAAACTATCAAAATATGCAAAGATAAAGACTATCCGATAGTTCATATTCAACATATTGCTGATCCTAATTTAGGTTTAGCACCATTTTTCATTAAAGATTCAGAGGGAGTTCAAATAGTTCCTGAAATATTAGAGGCTGCACCTAATGCTCCTATAGTTATAAAAACATATGCCGACGGATTTGTAAAAACTAATTTAAATGAAGTCCTAGAAAAGTTAGATGTAGATGAGCTTTTAGTTTGTGGAATGATGACACAAAATTGTGTTACTCATACATCTATTTCAAATAAAAAAACTAAAAATTATAAAACATCTATTTTAATGGATGCGTGTACATCTGTATCAGAGCCAATTCATTTAATTGGTTTAGCTGCTACTTTAACTTGGGATGTTTCTTTAATTTCATACAAGGATATCTAA